In a genomic window of Prosthecobacter sp. SYSU 5D2:
- a CDS encoding PA0069 family radical SAM protein, with the protein MRTLKSPINRPHGRGACLNTDQRFSALQVSYDPGEEPAKVATKFFHDHSSSIISRNDSPDLGFGASLNPYRGCEHGCAYCYARPSHEWLGWSAGVDFETRIMVKTEAPALLRAEFSRDKYLPECLAISGITDCYQPVEKRLEITRGCLAVLAECRHPVGMITKNHLITRDLDHLGELARYQAAAVYISITSLDADLARKLEPRASSLKMRLEAVRDMAGQGIPVGVNVAPVIPGLNDSEIPAIINAARDAGAQFAGYTVMRLPFSVKEVFALWLEEHFPGMKDKVLNRIEETQGRTLSHPEFGKRLKGVGVWSDQIAQIFQVSLKRAGMLHRRPKLTTAHFRRPREIGGQMELW; encoded by the coding sequence ATGAGAACACTAAAATCTCCCATCAACCGTCCTCACGGTCGCGGAGCCTGCCTCAATACCGACCAGCGATTCTCCGCCCTCCAGGTCAGCTACGATCCTGGTGAAGAACCCGCCAAAGTGGCTACCAAGTTCTTCCATGACCATTCCAGCTCCATCATCAGCCGGAACGACAGCCCTGATCTCGGTTTTGGGGCCAGCCTGAATCCCTACCGGGGCTGTGAGCATGGTTGCGCTTATTGTTATGCCCGTCCCAGCCATGAGTGGCTGGGCTGGTCCGCCGGGGTGGATTTTGAAACCCGCATCATGGTCAAGACCGAAGCTCCCGCCCTCCTCCGCGCCGAGTTCTCCAGGGACAAATACCTGCCCGAATGCCTGGCCATCAGCGGCATCACGGACTGCTACCAACCAGTGGAAAAGCGCCTGGAGATCACCCGCGGCTGCCTCGCCGTCCTGGCGGAGTGCCGACATCCGGTCGGCATGATCACCAAAAATCACCTCATCACCCGCGACCTGGATCATCTGGGTGAGCTGGCGCGGTATCAGGCCGCCGCCGTGTACATCTCCATTACCTCGCTGGATGCCGATCTGGCCCGCAAGCTGGAGCCACGCGCCTCCTCCCTCAAGATGCGTCTGGAGGCCGTGCGCGACATGGCAGGGCAGGGGATCCCTGTCGGGGTCAATGTGGCCCCCGTTATTCCCGGCCTCAACGACAGTGAAATTCCCGCCATCATCAACGCCGCCCGCGATGCCGGCGCCCAGTTCGCCGGATACACCGTCATGCGCCTGCCCTTCAGCGTGAAGGAAGTCTTCGCCCTCTGGCTGGAGGAGCACTTTCCGGGGATGAAGGACAAGGTCCTCAACCGCATCGAAGAAACCCAGGGCCGCACCCTTTCCCATCCGGAGTTTGGTAAGCGGCTCAAAGGCGTCGGCGTCTGGTCAGACCAGATCGCCCAAATTTTCCAGGTCTCCCTGAAACGCGCTGGTATGCTCCATCGCCGCCCCAAGCTGACAACCGCCCACTTCCGCCGCCCTCGCGAAATCGGCGGCCAGATGGAGCTTTGGTAA
- a CDS encoding DUF5069 domain-containing protein → MSQIVPLISSGVAGPLGVLHLPRLWLKASLAAAGKLHPDYPACGKGYDGMTLAALGIPEEVFLAFIATKPTYVQLEAWVKDYPGVNLTKANIYKHNQAIMGYIHGDDVRAGILEAAGLADDGSCNPGAVDLNNLDDWQTLWATEIK, encoded by the coding sequence ATGAGCCAAATTGTTCCTCTCATTTCTTCCGGCGTGGCCGGTCCTCTCGGTGTGCTGCATCTGCCACGTCTGTGGCTGAAGGCCTCCCTGGCTGCAGCAGGCAAGCTGCATCCTGACTATCCGGCCTGCGGCAAAGGCTATGATGGCATGACGCTGGCGGCGCTGGGCATCCCGGAGGAGGTTTTTCTGGCCTTCATCGCCACGAAGCCGACGTATGTGCAGCTTGAAGCCTGGGTGAAGGACTATCCGGGTGTGAACCTGACCAAGGCCAACATCTACAAGCACAACCAGGCCATCATGGGCTACATCCACGGGGATGACGTGCGCGCCGGCATCCTGGAGGCTGCAGGCCTGGCCGACGACGGGAGCTGCAACCCAGGTGCTGTGGACCTGAACAACCTGGACGACTGGCAGACCCTGTGGGCCACGGAGATCAAGTAA
- a CDS encoding septum formation initiator family protein, translated as MEYREFSTDHAKPQQLDKVLRMMVRLGKFCLLLLAVPVVLAVYKKPLAEQNAMRARLASMEVQRDSLKAERDKLLRQVDWIKTDPNYLEIRARDHENMHKKGEYVIRFVE; from the coding sequence ATGGAGTATCGCGAATTTTCCACCGACCACGCCAAACCTCAGCAGCTCGACAAGGTGCTGCGGATGATGGTGCGGCTGGGAAAATTTTGCCTGCTTCTGCTGGCGGTGCCGGTCGTGCTGGCGGTCTATAAAAAGCCGCTGGCGGAGCAGAACGCCATGCGCGCCAGGCTGGCCTCCATGGAGGTGCAGCGGGACAGTTTAAAAGCCGAGCGGGACAAGCTGCTGCGGCAGGTGGACTGGATCAAAACGGACCCCAATTACCTGGAGATCCGCGCCCGTGACCATGAAAACATGCACAAAAAGGGCGAGTACGTGATCCGATTTGTGGAATAG
- a CDS encoding dienelactone hydrolase family protein encodes MKRALIALFSLVTAMTGAAIVEKPVEYKAGDVLCEGWQAYDDALEGKRPSVLIVHQWTGVSDNEKMRAKMLAELGYNVFVVDVYGKGIRPKPPESAKEAGKYKADRPLLRDRVNAGLKVLNKDPRTDTSKVACIGYCFGGLAAIELGRSGAPIKGIISFHGSLDSPNPEDGKKIKAKVLVLHGADDPFVTAENMAAFQKEMKDHGVDYKLVEYPGAVHAFTQVAAGNDNSKGAAYNEAADKASWEEMKTFFGRIFAE; translated from the coding sequence ATGAAACGTGCCTTGATTGCCCTCTTCTCCCTCGTCACCGCCATGACCGGAGCCGCCATTGTTGAAAAGCCTGTGGAATACAAAGCCGGCGATGTCCTGTGTGAAGGCTGGCAGGCCTATGACGACGCCCTGGAAGGCAAGCGCCCCTCAGTCCTCATCGTGCACCAGTGGACCGGTGTCAGCGACAATGAAAAGATGCGGGCCAAGATGCTCGCCGAGCTGGGATACAATGTCTTCGTGGTGGATGTGTATGGCAAGGGCATCCGCCCCAAGCCGCCGGAATCTGCCAAAGAAGCCGGCAAGTACAAAGCTGACCGCCCCCTGTTGCGCGACCGTGTCAATGCCGGCCTGAAGGTGCTGAACAAAGACCCCCGCACGGACACCTCGAAAGTGGCCTGCATCGGCTACTGCTTCGGCGGACTGGCAGCCATCGAGCTGGGCCGCAGCGGCGCTCCTATCAAGGGCATCATCAGCTTTCACGGCAGCCTGGATTCCCCGAACCCCGAGGACGGCAAGAAGATCAAGGCCAAGGTGCTGGTGCTGCACGGTGCGGATGATCCCTTTGTGACGGCTGAAAACATGGCCGCTTTTCAAAAGGAAATGAAGGATCACGGCGTGGACTACAAGCTGGTGGAATATCCGGGTGCCGTCCATGCCTTTACGCAGGTCGCTGCCGGCAACGACAACTCCAAAGGCGCTGCCTATAACGAAGCTGCCGACAAAGCCTCCTGGGAGGAAATGAAAACCTTCTTTGGCCGCATCTTCGCCGAATAA
- a CDS encoding radical SAM protein, translated as MDRLLLPSLSVRNPFLMIFSLTSRMLRTVDPKCLTKIAWNFGYKGARSVMLFKKRMEQGTYFPPFLYISILNSCNLRCQGCWVDVDKPREAISLDELNKIINDGKKHGNAFFGLLGGEPFMHPELLDLLAMHPDCYFQIFTNGQFITAKTADALRKIGNSTPLVSVEGNSTVSDERRGKKDVLNKTLRGLQNCLDAKLMTGVATSLCQTNINDLLTREWLQKLIDMGVHYTWYHTYRPVGPKINDQLALTPDQITQVRRFVTSMRAEMPIAIVDAYYDHQGKALCPMATGISHHIGPTGGLEPCPIIQFATENIRTDRDIFDVFNESGFLKDFRETAARHTRGCIVLERPDLVKDLALKHGAKDTTIRQTAMAELEAMTPRTSQWREEEEIPEKHWMYKIAKRYFYYDFGVYKQLDPKAHSPAL; from the coding sequence TTGGACCGGCTGTTACTGCCCTCCCTTTCCGTCCGTAATCCCTTTCTGATGATCTTTTCCCTCACCTCCCGCATGCTGCGCACCGTGGACCCCAAGTGTCTCACGAAGATCGCCTGGAACTTTGGCTACAAAGGTGCGCGCTCCGTCATGCTTTTCAAAAAGCGCATGGAGCAGGGCACCTACTTCCCGCCCTTCCTCTACATCTCCATCCTCAACTCCTGCAACCTCCGCTGCCAGGGCTGCTGGGTGGATGTGGACAAACCACGGGAGGCCATCAGCCTGGATGAGCTGAACAAGATCATCAACGACGGCAAAAAACACGGCAATGCCTTCTTCGGCCTCCTCGGGGGCGAGCCCTTCATGCATCCCGAGCTGCTGGACCTCCTGGCCATGCACCCGGACTGCTACTTCCAAATCTTCACCAACGGCCAGTTCATCACCGCCAAGACCGCCGATGCCCTCCGTAAAATCGGCAATTCCACCCCGCTGGTCAGCGTCGAAGGCAACAGCACCGTCAGCGACGAGCGCCGGGGCAAAAAAGACGTTCTCAACAAAACCCTTCGCGGACTGCAAAACTGCCTGGATGCCAAGCTCATGACCGGCGTGGCCACCAGCCTCTGCCAGACCAACATCAACGACCTTCTCACCCGCGAGTGGCTGCAAAAGCTCATTGATATGGGCGTCCACTATACCTGGTACCACACCTACCGCCCCGTCGGCCCCAAGATCAACGACCAGCTCGCCCTCACCCCGGACCAGATCACCCAGGTCCGCCGCTTCGTCACCTCCATGCGGGCGGAGATGCCCATCGCCATCGTGGACGCTTATTACGACCACCAGGGCAAGGCCCTCTGTCCCATGGCCACCGGCATCAGCCACCACATCGGCCCCACCGGCGGCCTGGAGCCCTGCCCCATCATCCAGTTCGCCACCGAAAACATCCGCACCGACCGCGACATCTTCGACGTCTTCAACGAGTCCGGCTTCCTCAAGGACTTCCGCGAAACCGCCGCCCGCCACACCCGCGGCTGCATCGTCCTGGAGCGCCCGGACCTCGTCAAAGACCTCGCCCTAAAGCACGGAGCCAAAGACACCACCATCCGTCAGACCGCCATGGCCGAGCTCGAAGCCATGACGCCCCGCACCAGCCAGTGGCGCGAAGAGGAAGAGATCCCCGAAAAGCATTGGATGTACAAGATCGCCAAACGCTACTTCTACTACGACTTCGGCGTCTATAAGCAGCTCGATCCCAAGGCCCATTCGCCTGCCCTCTGA
- the eno gene encoding phosphopyruvate hydratase — protein MDDLTIVEVIAREVLDSRGNPTVEVDVLLDGGAIGRAAVPSGASTGEHEALELRDGDKKRYLGKGVLKAVDAVNNEIADAIIGSNAADQVSIDKAMLEADGTSTKSKLGANAILGASLAVAKAAAAAMGQPLYKYIGGPNAKVLPVPMMNIINGGAHSDAPIDFQEFMIMPKGAPTFSEALRYGAEVFHALKKILHDLGLNTAVGDEGGFAPTLKSAHHALEVIAQAIDKAGYKMGEDIFIALDVASSEFYDKTKNKYVFKKSDKSERTASELVAYYAELKKDFPIISIEDGCAENDWDGWAVISKELGGTTQLVGDDLFVTNTKFLQKGIDQGIANSILVKVNQIGSLTETLDAVDLAHRHGYTAVMSHRSGETEDYTIADLAVATNCGQIKTGSLSRSDRIAKYNQLLRIEQELGENAIFGGRMKV, from the coding sequence ATGGACGACCTTACCATTGTAGAAGTCATCGCACGTGAAGTCCTGGACTCCCGTGGCAACCCAACCGTTGAAGTGGACGTCCTCCTGGATGGCGGTGCCATTGGCCGTGCGGCTGTGCCGAGCGGCGCGAGCACCGGTGAACACGAAGCCCTGGAACTGCGCGATGGCGACAAGAAGCGTTACCTTGGCAAAGGCGTGCTGAAAGCCGTGGACGCGGTGAACAATGAAATCGCGGATGCGATCATCGGCAGCAATGCGGCTGACCAGGTGTCCATTGACAAGGCCATGCTGGAAGCGGACGGCACCTCCACGAAATCCAAGTTGGGTGCGAACGCCATCCTGGGCGCCTCCCTGGCTGTGGCCAAGGCAGCCGCAGCGGCCATGGGCCAGCCTCTTTACAAGTACATCGGCGGCCCGAACGCCAAGGTGCTGCCAGTGCCGATGATGAACATCATCAACGGTGGTGCTCACTCCGATGCGCCGATTGATTTCCAGGAATTCATGATCATGCCGAAAGGCGCGCCGACTTTCTCCGAAGCTCTCCGCTACGGTGCCGAGGTGTTCCATGCGCTGAAGAAGATCCTTCATGACCTGGGCCTGAACACGGCCGTGGGTGACGAAGGCGGCTTTGCCCCGACGCTGAAGAGCGCCCACCACGCGCTGGAAGTCATCGCCCAGGCGATTGACAAGGCCGGCTACAAAATGGGTGAGGACATCTTCATCGCCCTGGACGTGGCTTCTTCCGAATTCTACGACAAGACTAAGAACAAGTACGTCTTCAAGAAGAGCGACAAGTCTGAGCGCACCGCCTCTGAGCTGGTGGCCTACTATGCCGAGCTGAAGAAGGATTTCCCGATCATCTCCATCGAAGACGGCTGTGCCGAAAACGACTGGGACGGATGGGCAGTCATCTCCAAAGAACTGGGCGGCACAACGCAGCTCGTGGGTGACGATCTCTTCGTCACGAACACGAAGTTCCTCCAGAAGGGCATTGACCAGGGCATCGCCAATTCCATCCTGGTGAAGGTGAACCAGATCGGCTCCCTGACCGAGACTCTGGACGCTGTGGACCTGGCCCACCGCCATGGCTACACCGCTGTGATGAGCCACCGCTCCGGTGAGACGGAAGACTACACCATTGCCGACTTGGCCGTGGCCACGAATTGCGGCCAGATCAAGACCGGCTCCCTTTCCCGCAGCGACCGTATCGCCAAGTACAACCAGCTTCTGCGCATCGAGCAGGAACTGGGTGAGAACGCGATCTTCGGCGGCCGCATGAAGGTCTAA
- the cobA gene encoding uroporphyrinogen-III C-methyltransferase, giving the protein MSKSPTSPSPGICYLVGAGPGDPGLLTIKGKECIEAADVLVYDYLCNPELLRHARPGTERMYVGKKAKDHTLTQDQINELIVKLTREGKVVTRLKGGDPVLFGRGAEEAAELAEAGVAFEIVPGITSAIAGPAYAGIPVTHRDHCSQLTIFTGHEDPTKEETSLDYAKLAKADGTKVFLMGVERMEEITGKFMENGANPDTPMALVRWATHGRQQTLVATLGTMAAKVKEAGFKAPAVAVVGDVVKERKNINWFENRPLFGKRIIVTRTRQQAGVLSKKLRTLGADVIELPTIRIEEPQNPMLFGELVQDCHQYEWIVFTSPNAVEAFFKMFYKLYNDARSIGGVRIAVVGPGTAEKVKEYHLAVDLMPEKNFVAEGLVAALKEHQNMENVNVLWVRGEETREVIANELTGLGAIVDEAIAYRTVPEKEDNLEAIARVVNEGADMITFTSASTVECFLNLKLALPAGIKVASIGPITSAAARKLGLTVDVEAETNTIPGLVAAVEKYWQQG; this is encoded by the coding sequence ATGTCGAAATCTCCCACCTCCCCTTCCCCAGGCATCTGTTATCTCGTCGGCGCCGGTCCCGGTGATCCGGGCCTGCTGACGATCAAAGGCAAGGAATGCATCGAGGCAGCGGATGTACTGGTCTATGACTATCTGTGCAATCCGGAGCTGCTGCGCCATGCCCGGCCCGGCACGGAAAGAATGTATGTGGGAAAAAAGGCCAAGGACCACACGCTGACGCAGGATCAGATCAACGAACTGATCGTGAAGCTGACGCGCGAGGGCAAGGTGGTGACCCGGTTAAAGGGGGGCGATCCGGTGCTCTTCGGCCGTGGTGCTGAGGAGGCGGCAGAGCTGGCGGAGGCAGGCGTGGCCTTTGAGATCGTGCCGGGCATCACGAGTGCGATTGCCGGTCCGGCCTATGCAGGGATTCCGGTGACGCATCGTGACCACTGCAGCCAGCTGACGATATTTACCGGGCATGAGGACCCGACGAAAGAGGAAACGAGCCTGGACTATGCCAAACTGGCGAAGGCGGACGGAACGAAGGTCTTCCTGATGGGCGTGGAGCGCATGGAGGAGATCACGGGCAAGTTCATGGAAAACGGGGCGAACCCGGACACGCCGATGGCGCTGGTGCGCTGGGCCACGCATGGACGGCAGCAGACGCTGGTGGCCACGCTGGGAACGATGGCGGCCAAGGTGAAGGAGGCGGGATTTAAAGCCCCGGCAGTCGCCGTGGTGGGGGATGTGGTGAAGGAGCGGAAGAACATCAACTGGTTTGAAAACCGGCCGCTCTTTGGCAAGCGAATCATCGTCACACGCACCCGCCAGCAGGCCGGAGTGCTGAGCAAGAAACTGCGCACCCTGGGGGCGGACGTGATCGAGCTGCCGACGATCCGCATCGAGGAGCCGCAAAACCCCATGCTGTTTGGCGAGCTGGTGCAGGACTGCCACCAGTATGAGTGGATTGTCTTTACCAGTCCAAATGCGGTGGAGGCGTTCTTTAAAATGTTTTATAAGCTGTACAATGACGCCCGCAGCATCGGCGGCGTGCGCATTGCGGTGGTGGGTCCGGGCACGGCGGAAAAGGTGAAGGAATACCACCTGGCAGTGGACTTGATGCCGGAGAAGAATTTTGTGGCCGAGGGTCTGGTGGCGGCGCTGAAGGAGCACCAGAATATGGAGAACGTGAATGTGCTGTGGGTTCGTGGCGAGGAGACGCGGGAGGTCATTGCCAATGAACTGACGGGCCTGGGCGCAATTGTGGACGAGGCCATTGCCTACCGCACGGTGCCTGAAAAAGAGGACAACCTGGAGGCGATCGCCCGCGTGGTGAACGAGGGGGCCGATATGATCACCTTCACCAGCGCGAGCACGGTGGAGTGTTTTCTAAATCTGAAACTGGCCCTGCCTGCCGGCATCAAAGTGGCAAGCATCGGCCCCATCACCTCAGCCGCCGCACGCAAGCTGGGGCTGACGGTGGACGTGGAGGCGGAGACCAACACGATCCCCGGGCTGGTGGCGGCGGTGGAGAAATACTGGCAGCAGGGGTGA